The following proteins are co-located in the Tetrapisispora phaffii CBS 4417 chromosome 4, complete genome genome:
- the TFB1 gene encoding TFIIH/NER complex subunit TFB1 (similar to Saccharomyces cerevisiae TFB1 (YDR311W); ancestral locus Anc_5.336), whose amino-acid sequence MSHSGAAVFKKVSGIITIDEDHSPAILTWRSTDGDKTSVIELDGIDKLQATPASSEKMMLRLIGIVDESKKIKDNDGNEVLPKPVTYMFMFNNRIVMDNIKVTLQHIISRYKDTQAYEEKSRRETGGESVDSTPVVSTPLINTRKLDDSLSRKKLLSNFKLQQSLLRENKTLMKTFQETVMSSGLPADEFWSTRIALLRAFALSTSQKVGPYNVLSSIKPVASSDNKVNVNIPREKIMSIFQTFPIVNKAYMDNVPKNFKEPEFWARFFASKLFRKLRGERISPNDRGDVIIDRYLTLDEDYDRQDDISLQHAVKKTIDINANAEDDPVLKGNRPDMTMQPGKDVNGNSDGVVDILRGMNRLGEKMMRSLENEYSRTKLKNTDMETEEKEELDIGDLRDAKVAEYAVIKLKYKTNQPVSKSIDENVTGISKDNLIKSIEEATNSLSSQIDLSLVVSNKDYITKSNNAVMEAVKINAKQAEHNSFDTVLGAFVSKGATEDEEAKSDIPIELLDGCRLLHGTCCEFLKHFYIHFQSGEAKQADSVKKLYEHLKTCRGKIKELLSDVHNGDGEAMANSCKIYLDPVLTSINLAISKYDEIVKAIIESQ is encoded by the coding sequence ATGTCTCATTCTGGTGCTGCCGTTTTCAAAAAGGTATCTGGTATAATTACTATTGATGAAGATCATTCTCCTGCTATCCTGACATGGAGATCCACAGATGGAGATAAGACCAGCGTTATTGAATTAGATGGTATTGATAAGCTTCAAGCTACGCCAGCTTCAAGTGAAAAAATGATGTTAAGACTTATAGGGATCGTAGATGAAAGTAAGAAGATTAAAGACAATGATGGTAACGAAGTCCTACCAAAACCTGTTACTTACATGTTTATGTTTAACAACAGGATAGTGATGGATAATATCAAAGTTACTTTGCAGCATATTATATCACGTTATAAAGATACACAAGCTTATGAAGAGAAATCTCGAAGAGAAACTGGTGGTGAGTCCGTAGACAGTACACCAGTAGTATCAACACCTCTGATTAATACCAGAAAACTAGATGATTCGTTGTCCAGGAAGAAACTTCTATCGAATTTTAAACTTCAACAATCATTATTACgtgaaaataaaactttaaTGAAAACTTTCCAAGAGACTGTAATGTCCTCCGGTTTGCCGGCTGACGAATTCTGGTCGACAAGAATTGCTTTGTTGCGAGCATTTGCGTTATCGACATCACAGAAGGTTGGCCCATATAATGTTTTATCGAGTATCAAGCCAGTTGCATCATCAGATAATAAAGTGAATGTGAATATACCCAGAGAGAAAATTATGAGTATTTTCCAGACTTTTCCAATTGTAAACAAGGCATATATGGATAATGTGccaaaaaatttcaagGAACCTGAATTTTGGGCTAGGTTTTTTGCCTCTAAATTGTTTCGTAAATTAAGGGGTGAACGTATCTCACCAAATGATAGAGGTGATGTTATTATAGATAGATACTTAACATTGGATGAAGATTATGATAGACAAGATGATATCAGTTTACAGCATGCTGTTAAAAAAACCATCGATATTAACGCTAATGCTGAAGACGATCCTGTATTAAAAGGTAACAGACCCGACATGACCATGCAGCCAGGGAAAGATGTTAACGGTAATAGTGACGGTGTTGTAGACATTTTAAGAGGCATGAATAGATTAGGTGAAAAGATGATGAGGTCCCTAGAAAACGAATATTCAAGaacaaaattgaaaaacacAGATATGGaaacagaagaaaaagaagaactAGACATCGGTGATCTGAGAGATGCCAAAGTAGCAGAATACGCTGtcataaaattgaaatataagaCAAACCAGCCAGTCTCTAAAAGTATAGATGAGAATGTCACGGGCATTTCAAAAGACAATCTTATTAAAAGTATTGAGGAGGCAACAAATAGTTTAAGTAGCCAAATTGACTTGTCATTAGTTGTTTCGAACAAAGATTATATAactaaatcaaataatgcAGTAATGGAAGCTGTTAAAATCAATGCCAAGCAAGCAGAGCATAATAGCTTTGATACTGTCCTAGGAGCATTTGTAAGTAAAGGTGCTACGGAAGACGAAGAAGCAAAATCAGACATCCCTATTGAATTACTAGATGGTTGTAGGCTGTTACATGGCACATGCTGCGAgtttttgaaacatttcTACATTCATTTCCAAAGTGGTGAAGCTAAACAAGCAGATTCTGTCAAAAAGCTATATGAGCACTTGAAAACCTGTAGGGgaaaaatcaaagaatTGCTCTCTGATGTTCACAATGGTGATGGTGAGGCCATGGCAAATTCTTGTAAGATTTATCTGGATCCCGTACTAACGTCAATCAATTTAGCCATTAGCAAATATGACGAAATAGTTAAAGCTATCATAGAAAGCCAATAA
- the RRP3 gene encoding RNA-dependent ATPase RRP3 (similar to Saccharomyces cerevisiae RRP3 (YHR065C); ancestral locus Anc_5.337), which yields MSNKVSKKTSTKADSNGPAALAAKIRAKALENQKKLKETGTTSMNESDEETGNTKRQVIRTEADIEENTSEKTFTSFNELDLVPELIQACHNLNFSKPTPIQSKSIPPALEGHDIIGLAQTGSGKTAAFAIPILNKLWEDQQPYYACILAPTRELAQQIKETFDSLGSLMGVRSVCIVGGMNMMDQSRELMRKPHIIIATPGRLMDHLENTKGFSLRKLKFLVMDEADRLLDMEFGPVLDRILKIIPTQDRTTYLFSATMTSKIEKLQRASLTNPVKCAVSNKYQTVETLVQTLMVVPGGLKNTYLIYLLNEFIGKSIIVFTRTKANAERLSALSNLLEFSSTALHGDLNQNQRTGALDLFKAGKRQILVAIDVAARGLDIPSVDIVINYDIPVDSKSYIHRVGRTARAGRSGKSISLVSQYDLELILRIEDVLGKKLPKENVDKNTIMMFRDSVDKANGEVVMEMNRRNKEKQARGKGTQKSRSRARETWIEVNVEY from the coding sequence ATGTCTAACAAGGTGAGCAAGAAAACATCTACCAAAGCTGATAGCAACGGTCCTGCTGCTTTGGCTGCTAAAATTAGAGCTAAAGCTCTTGAgaatcaaaagaaattgaaggAAACTGGAACCACGTCTATGAACGAGAGCGATGAGGAAACCGGTAACACTAAGAGACAAGTAATTAGAACAGAGGCGGATATAGAAGAAAATACATCTGAAAAGACTTTCACTTCTTTCAATGAGTTAGATCTTGTCCCAGAACTAATACAAGCTTGTCACAACTTGAATTTCTCCAAACCAACTCCAATTCAATCAAAATCTATTCCACCTGCTTTGGAAGGCCATGATATTATTGGTTTGGCTCAAACAGGTTCTGGTAAAACAGCTGCATTTGCTATTCCAATTCTTAACAAACTTTGGGAAGATCAGCAACCGTACTATGCATGCATTTTGGCACCAACAAGAGAATTGGCACAGCAAATTAAAGAGACCTTTGACTCGTTAGGTTCCTTGATGGGTGTTCGTAGTGTATGTATCGTTGGTGGTATGAATATGATGGATCAATCCAGAGAACTAATGCGCAAGCCACACATCATTATTGCGACTCCTGGTAGATTAATGGATCATTTGGAAAACACAAAAGGTTTTTCTTTACgtaaattgaaatttttggTTATGGATGAAGCTGATAGATTATTAGATATGGAATTTGGACCTGTCTTAGATcgtattttaaaaattattccAACCCAGGACAGAACTACTTATCTATTCTCTGCTACAATGACATCCAAGATTGAAAAGTTACAGAGAGCAAGTTTAACAAACCCTGTCAAATGTGCGGTgtcaaataaatatcaaaCTGTTGAAACTTTAGTCCAGACACTTATGGTAGTTCCTGGTGGTTTAAAAAACACTTAtctgatatatttattaaatgaatttatagGAAAGAGTATTATCGTTTTCACAAGGACCAAAGCAAATGCTGAAAGGCTTTCAGCATTATCAAACTTACTTGAATTTAGCTCAACAGCATTACATGGTGACTTAAACCAAAACCAGAGAACTGGTGCCTTAGACTTATTCAAGGCTGGTAAAAGACAAATTCTAGTCGCAATTGATGTTGCTGCTAGAGGTTTAGATATCCCATCAGTGGACATAGTTATTAATTACGATATTCCAGTTGATTCCAAATCATATATTCATCGTGTGGGTAGAACTGCGAGAGCAGGCAGATCTGGTAAATCCATCTCACTGGTTTCGCAATATGACTTAGAGTTAATTTTAAGAATCGAAGATGTTTTGGGGAAGAAGTTACCTAAGGAAAATGTTGACAAAAATACCATCATGATGTTCAGAGATTCCGTCGATAAAGCTAATGGTGAAGTTGTCATGGAGATGAATAGAAGgaacaaagaaaaacagGCTAGAGGTAAAGGAACTCAAAAGTCTAGATCAAGAGCAAGAGAGACATGGATAGAGGTGAACGTTGAATATTag
- the SSF1 gene encoding rRNA-binding ribosome biosynthesis protein (similar to Saccharomyces cerevisiae SSF2 (YDR312W) and SSF1 (YHR066W); ancestral locus Anc_5.338), with protein sequence MAKRRQKKRTHAVVTPEQTQGIPKSMVIRVGQTSLSNHSLNQLVKDFRQIMQPHTAIKLKERKSNKLKDFIVMSGPLGVSHLFMFTQSEKTGNVSLKIARTPHGPTISFQVLDYSLGKDIKKFLKRPKSLKASDVLDPPLLVLNGFTNIKNKNKTSDDNEDITNENVEKVVVSMFQNILPPLNPSRIQLSSIKRVFLINRDQATGEISMRHYFIDIREVDISKNLKRLYKAKNNIHKSIPNLHRKEDISSLILDHDLGAYTSESEIEDDSIVKVIDQNRISTQNLAKANKKQKNDENDAEEEAEDENIEDNIKQAFHQNIPTPKKKAVKLTEVGPRLTLKLVKIEEGICSGKVLHHEYVRKTSAEIKLLEKRHAEKMRLKEQRRSEQEKNIERKKSVKEAKKQRKLARREQRKLDEQNGETNMHQDSESDNGSDSEDDENNYQDVPEDIDSDLFSEVEE encoded by the coding sequence ATGGCCAAAAGAAGACAGAAGAAAAGAACACATGCTGTAGTCACCCCGGAACAGACCCAAGGTATCCCAAAATCCATGGTCATCAGGGTTGGTCAAACCTCGCTGTCCAACCATTCTTTGAACCAGCTGGTCAAGGACTTCCGTCAAATCATGCAGCCACATACAGCTattaaattgaaagaaaggaaatctaataaattgaaGGATTTCATTGTTATGAGTGGCCCTCTCGGTGTTTCTCATTTGTTCATGTTTACGCAATCAGAAAAGACAGGTAACGTTTCGTTGAAGATCGCTAGAACTCCTCATGGTCCTACTATCTCGTTTCAAGTGCTAGATTACTCATTAGGAAAGGATATTAAGAAGTTTTTGAAAAGACCAAAGTCATTAAAGGCGTCGGATGTGTTAGATCCACCATTGTTAGTATTAAACGGTtttacaaatattaaaaataaaaacaagaCCTCTGATGATAATGAGGATATTACTAATGAAAATGTCGAGAAGGTTGTAGTATCAATGTTCCAAAATATCCTCCCACCTTTAAACCCATCCAGAATTCAATTGAGTTCGATTAAGAGAGTATTTTTGATTAACAGAGATCAAGCTACTGGAGAGATCTCTATGCGTCATTActttattgatattagaGAAGTtgatatttcaaagaaCTTGAAGAGACTTTATAAAGCTAAAAATAACATACATAAATCCATACCAAATTTGCATAGAAAAGAAGATATCTCTTCATTGATATTAGATCATGATCTCGGAGCATATACATCGGAATCGGAAATCGAAGATGATTCAATTGTTAAAGTTATAGATCAAAATAGAATATCAACACAAAACCTAGCAAAAGCTAACAAGAAGCAAAAGAATGACGAGAATGATGCGGAAGAGGAAGCTGAggatgaaaatattgaagataatataaaacaagCTTTCCATCAAAACATCCCAACTCCAAAGAAGAAAGCTGTCAAATTGACAGAAGTTGGCCCTAGATTGACCTTAAAATTAgttaaaattgaagaaggAATTTGTTCAGGGAAAGTCCTGCATCATGAGTATGTCAGAAAGACTAGTGCTGAAATTAAGCTATTGGAGAAGAGACATGCAGAAAAGATGAGATTAAAGGAACAAAGAAGAAGTGAACAAGAGAAAAACATTGAAAGGAAGAAATCCGTTAAGGAAGCTAAGAAGCAGCGTAAACTTGCCAGAAGAGAACAAAGAAAACTAGACGAACAAAATGGAGAGACAAACATGCATCAAGATAGTGAAAGTGATAATGGTAGTGACAGTGAAGATGATGAGAATAATTACCAAGACGTTCCTGAAGATATCGATAGTGACTTATTTAGCGAAGTTGAAGAGTAA
- the IPK1 gene encoding inositol pentakisphosphate 2-kinase (similar to Saccharomyces cerevisiae IPK1 (YDR315C); ancestral locus Anc_5.342), producing the protein MKVIAKGNANIIIDYDDPLYLYRCLVRDSSLKINNLNTVENFKFLQKFKADEDNRLSYYLCTVELLQLQVNEIRDLLEEYITKFDTEVVYVFKLENLKPNYYDSLLWNDHFTRVYFSKEFSNKILIELKPKWIYYQSPYCRNCTHNQLKSRSNINYCYSHLVNNESYFFTNILGDLKHSLPPEFIISMESYMRGPKNIFKLLYETQKSLYVPLGTLNHSSEVDYNLLLLMALRDVTLFIEWDTSKDQHIYINFIDLDRKPSSKLSYWLKTHEKLEMFPDKVYH; encoded by the coding sequence ATGAAAGTGATTGCTAAGGGAAATGctaatataattattgaCTATGATGAtccattatatttatacagGTGTTTAGTGAGAGATAGCTCtttgaaaattaataatttaaatactgtagagaatttcaaatttcttcaaaaatttaaagcaGATGAGGATAACAGATTGAGTTACTACCTCTGTACTGTGGAACTTCTTCAGTTGCAAGTTAATGAAATCAGAGATCTGCTTGAAGAGtatattacaaaatttgATACTGAAGTAGTTTACGTATTTAAACTAGAGAATTTGAAGCCGAATTATTACGATTCACTTTTATGGAATGATCACTTTACTAGGGTATATTTTTCCAAAGAGTTTagtaacaaaatattaattgaaCTGAAACCAAAATGGATCTATTATCAGTCGCCATATTGCAGAAATTGCACTCATAATCAACTGAAAAGTAGAAGCAACATAAACTATTGTTATTCCCATTTAGTCAATAATGAATCTTATTTCTTCACTAACATATTAGGTGACTTAAAACACTCATTACCTCCtgaatttataatttctaTGGAATCATATATGCGGGGTCCTaaaaacatatttaaattattatatgaaaCACAGAAATCTTTATACGTTCCATTAGGAACACTTAACCATAGTTCAGAGGttgattataatttgttattattaatggCATTAAGAGATGTTACCTTATTTATAGAATGGGATACTTCCAAAGATcaacatatttatataaattttattgactTAGATAGAAAACCTTCTTCAAAACTGTCCTATTGGTTGAAAACCCATGAGAAATTGGAAATGTTTCCAGACAAGGTATAccattaa
- the DYS1 gene encoding deoxyhypusine synthase (similar to Saccharomyces cerevisiae DYS1 (YHR068W); ancestral locus Anc_5.343) gives MSNLDGKLPDTLNDAILKASVPIPDDYIKIEGIDYSKPEAVDMKASDLIENMKRMGFQASSLGQACDIINNMRSWRGKHVDNLNENETKGCFDDEGYQKTTIFMGYTSNLISSGLRETLRFLVQHKMVDALVASAGGIEEDLIKCLAPTYLGEFALKGSSLREQGLNRIGNLLVPNDNYCKFEEWIVPIFDKMLEEQEEYVNKHGNSCMDANQDLDSPVWTPSKLCDRLGKEINDESSVLYWAHKNKIPIFCPSITDGSIGDMLFFHTFKASPKQLRVDIVADIRKINSMSMEASRAGMIILGGGLIKHHIANACLMRNGADYAVYINTGQEFDGSDAGARPDEAVSWGKIKAEAKSVKVYADATIVFPLVVAATFASGKKIEKKSD, from the coding sequence ATGTCTAACCTAGATGGTAAATTACCAGACACTTTGAATGATGCCATTTTAAAGGCATCAGTGCCAATTCCTGATGACTATATCAAGATTGAAGGTATTGATTATTCTAAGCCAGAAGCTGTTGATATGAAAGCTTCTGATTTGattgaaaatatgaaaCGTATGGGTTTCCAAGCTAGTTCCTTAGGTCAAGCTTGtgacattattaataatatgaGAAGTTGGAGAGGTAAACATGTTgataatttgaatgaaaatgaGACGAAAGGTTGTTTTGACGATGAAGGTTATCAAAAGACTACCATCTTCATGGGTTACACTTCTAATTTGATTAGTTCTGGTTTACGTGAGACTCTTCGTTTCTTAGTTCAACATAAAATGGTTGACGCTTTGGTAGCTTCCGCTGGTGGTATCGAAGAAGATTTGATCAAATGTTTGGCTCCAACTTATTTAGGTGAATTTGCTCTAAAAGGTTCTAGTTTACGTGAGCAAGGTTTAAACCGTATTGGTAATCTTTTAGTTCCAAATGACAACTACTGTAAATTCGAGGAATGGATTGTTCCAATTTTCGACAAGATGTTAGAGGAACAAGAAGAGTATGTCAACAAGCACGGAAACAGTTGTATGGATGCTAACCAAGATCTTGATTCACCAGTTTGGACTCCTTCCAAATTATGTGATCGTCTAGGTAAAGAAATTAACGATGAATCTTCAGTTTTGTATTGGGCTCATAAGAACAAGATTCCAATTTTCTGTCCTTCTATCACAGATGGTTCTATTGGTGACATGTTGTTCTTCCACACTTTTAAAGCTTCTCCAAAACAATTAAGAGTTGATATTGTTGCCGATATCCGTAAAATCAACTCCATGTCTATGGAAGCTTCTAGAGCTGGTATGATTATCTTAGGTGGTGGTTTGATTAAGCATCATATTGCCAATGCTTGTTTGATGAGAAATGGTGCTGATTATGCAGTTTACATTAACACAGGTCAAGAATTTGACGGTTCCGATGCTGGTGCAAGACCAGACGAAGCTGTCTCTTGGGGTAAAATTAAAGCCGAAGCTAAATCCGTTAAGGTTTATGCAGATGCTACCATTGTCTTTCCATTAGTTGTTGCTGCAACATTTGCTAGTGgtaaaaaaattgagaaGAAATCGGATTAA
- the RRP4 gene encoding exosome non-catalytic core subunit RRP4 (similar to Saccharomyces cerevisiae RRP4 (YHR069C); ancestral locus Anc_5.345), whose protein sequence is MSDVISVIKRQSGLKYASIDNDEMENFSSDEDVPMVDIDGKSNGGKRNEAAAGEIVTPGELITEDPIWMRGHGTYFLENSTYSSAAGTISRVNRLLSVIPLKGRYTPETGDHIVGRITDVGNKRWKVDIGGKQHAVLMLGSVNLPGGILRRKSESDELQMRTFLKEGDVLNAEVQSLFQDGSASLHTRSLKYGKLRDGLLIQVPSSLVVRSKNHTHNLPGNVTVLLGVNGFIWLRKTSKMDVARETPSAGPASDISEGPTGAKSLNPTNSVSITRLEEESSWKIYSDKNDPSITPSIRQNISRYANVIKALAFCEIGLTHERIVIGYEASIAYSNIGELIEREVMESIGDDVINIEKMRGNGATE, encoded by the coding sequence ATGTCCGACGTTATTAGCGTGATTAAAAGACAGAGTGGTTTAAAATATGCATCCattgataatgatgaaatgGAAAATTTTAGTTCCGATGAGGATGTTCCAATGGTAGATATTGATGGTAAGAGCAATGGTGGAAAACGTAATGAAGCTGCAGCTGGTGAAATTGTCACTCCTGGTGAGCTTATTACAGAAGATCCCATTTGGATGAGAGGTCATGGTACTTATTTTCTTGAAAATTCTACTTATTCATCAGCAGCAGGTACAATCTCAAGAGTCAACAGGTTATTATCAGTTATTCCATTGAAAGGAAGATACACTCCAGAAACTGGTGACCATATTGTGGGAAGAATTACTGATGTAGGTAATAAAAGATGGAAAGTTGACATTGGTGGTAAACAACACGCAGTCTTAATGTTAGGTTCTGTGAATCTGCCAGGTGGTATCTTAAGAAGAAAATCGGAAAGTGATGAGTTACAAATGAGaacatttttgaaagaagGTGATGTTTTGAACGCTGAGGTACAGTCCCTATTTCAAGACGGTAGTGCATCATTGCATACAAGATCTTTGAAGTATGGTAAACTAAGAGATGGCCTATTAATCCAGGTCCCAAGCTCTCTGGTTGTCAGATCTAAAAATCACACACATAACTTACCTGGTAATGTGACTGTTTTGTTAGGTGTCAATGGATTTATATGGTTAAGAAAAACCTCTAAAATGGATGTTGCTAGAGAGACACCTTCAGCGGGTCCAGCTAGTGACATTTCAGAAGGTCCAACAGGCGCTAAGTCATTGAACCCAACTAATTCAGTTTCTATTACAAgattagaagaagaatcttcttggaaaatatattctgaTAAAAATGATCCCTCAATTACACCGAGCATAAGGCAAAATATATCTCGTTACGCCAATGTTATTAAAGCGTTGGCATTTTGTGAAATTGGTTTAACACATGAAAGAATCGTGATCGGTTATGAAGCAAGTATAGCCTATTCAAACATAGGTGAACTTATAGAAAGAGAAGTTATGGAGTCCATTGGCGACGATGTGATTAATATAGAAAAGATGAGAGGTAACGGTGCTACAGaatag
- the TRM5 gene encoding tRNA (guanine) methyltransferase (similar to Saccharomyces cerevisiae TRM5 (YHR070W); ancestral locus Anc_5.346), whose translation MLSNWTRKVSIASVKYNQIVRNSTMSLQTMFKYSPPVDRNMKVLDRSYFVTKIPLCVVKFSDPRNISVFAKDFKSDILRIPRIPHVVKLDKEQGLNEIATQSALNENKKVKTLACDNGIIPKGVLLNESIKEIKDIDSKLSPGALEFLKTTNAEILPYEYILDYDFWKSEEILRSVLPEEFLDEIPTGFTITGHVAHLNLRKEFKPFDALIGQVILDKNNKIECVVDKVSSIATKFRTFPMKIIAGTTDNLVVEQKESNCTFSFDFSKVYWNSRLHTEHDRLVTQYFKPEQVICDVFGGVGPFSIPAGKKECIVLANDLNPESYKYLLENIRLNKVEELVKPFNCDGGEFITESVKFLNNLRNETDTHTIKVPIKRSNNNRKKIRHKAQTEGSAAETVATHKDIQVPLQIHHYIMNLPDSAIEFLGRFNGVFDEFRNLVTSEEDVNEIEMPWVHVHCFEKYGNDETELSDEEIQGRVHDRIIKSLNTTKEILPVNQLNFHLVRKVSPTKPMFCVSFKLPKEIAYTKYNK comes from the coding sequence ATGTTGAGCAATTGGACAAGAAAGGTTTCCATTGCGAGTGTAAAGTATAATCAGATCGTAAGAAATTCCACAATGTCTCTCCAAACGATGTTTAAATATAGTCCCCCTGTCGACAGGAATATGAAGGTATTGGATAGATCCTATTTTGTAACGAAAATCCCATTGTGTGTGGTTAAATTCTCCGATCCAAGAAACATTAGTGTATTTGCAAAAGATTTCAAGAGTGATATATTAAGAATTCCTAGAATTCCTCATGTGGTTAAATTGGATAAAGAACAGGgtttaaatgaaattgcAACACAATCTGCCctcaatgaaaataaaaaagttaaGACACTTGCTTGTGACAATGGTATTATCCCTAAAGGTGTCTTACTAAATGAATCTATAAAggaaataaaagatattgatTCTAAGTTGTCACCAGGTGCAttagaatttttgaaaactaCTAATGCTGAAATTTTACCATACGAATATATTCTGGATTATGATTTTTGGAAATCTGAGGAAATATTGAGATCAGTGTTACCGGAAGAATTTCTTGATGAAATACCAACTGGCTTTACTATCACAGGCCATGTTGCCCACTTGAATCtaagaaaagaatttaaacCATTTGATGCGTTGATTGGACAAGTCATCCTCgataagaataataaaatcgAATGTGTCGTTGATAAAGTTAGTTCAATCGCCACTAAATTTAGAACGTTTccaatgaaaataatagcAGGTACCACAGACAATCTTGTAGTTGAACAAAAAGAGTCAAACTGCACCTTCAGCTTTGATTTTAGCAAAGTTTATTGGAACTCGAGACTTCACACTGAGCACGACAGACTTGTGACGCAATATTTCAAACCTGAACAAGTTATCTGCGATGTATTTGGTGGTGTGGGACCATTTTCTATCCCCGCTGGTAAGAAGGAATGCATTGTGCTAGCAAACGACTTGAATCCTGAGTCATATAAATACTTACTGGAGAATATCAGGTTGAATAAAGTAGAAGAATTAGTGAAACCTTTCAATTGTGACGGTGGTGAATTTATCACTGAGTCGGTTAAGTTCTTGAACAACTTGCGAAATGAGACTGATACGCATACAATTAAAGTACCAATTAAGAGAAGTAAcaataatagaaaaaagATCAGGCATAAAGCACAAACTGAAGGCAGTGCAGCAGAAACTGTAGCCACTCATAAAGACATCCAGGTTCCATTGCAAATCCATCACTACATAATGAATTTACCAGATAGTGCGATTGAATTTTTGGGCAGATTCAATGGTGTATTCGATGAATTCCGTAATTTAGTGACATCGGAAGAAGATGTTAACGAAATTGAAATGCCATGGGTCCATGTACattgttttgaaaaatacGGTAATGATGAAACAGAATTGAGCGATGAAGAAATTCAGGGTAGAGTCCATGATAGAATAATTAAGTCACTAAATACAACCAAAGAAATATTACCAGTTAATCAACTAAACTTCCATTTAGTGCGTAAAGTTTCACCCACTAAGCCGATGTTCTGCGTCAGCTTCAAACTTCCAAAGGAGATTGCATACActaaatacaataaatag